In Candidatus Defluviibacterium haderslevense, the following are encoded in one genomic region:
- a CDS encoding gliding motility-associated C-terminal domain-containing protein, whose translation MKNHNFWTQLPFLLLFSFSCIGQPMICGNPALMTPTCQEACIICDIDGFTGRNSSFLKGVAPPGFCTGTVHNIQWIAFIAGTVDLTLEVTVSNCNSGAGLEIGIYKSNDCKTFQLVSECDGDVRENTTRIFKNTVPLIVGQHYYFVIDGNMADMCDYYVHVTKGSTKVAPLTVSGDIFGDFNVCQGGTYTFKREGVSGAIIYTWTIDGKYYGSGDSVSIAANSSGEFQLCVVASNACSEALPTCKTIQVLPTKKTLLQPNICSGDCYSVDTFNFCKTGIYNIHLLADNGCDSTVNLELKVNPLDTTTFSINLCQGDTLRLANKIYTTSGLYEHHLNNFLGCDSLLKININMIQCNLQSTPQIIPIRCFGESNGSIIISVNNGTPPFHYTIEKIDDSNYLGSGNLLQLNQSDTIKNLTAGLYSIKIEDNFGNIKLIQAVVNEPPILQSKLVSKDYQGYQIKCAGDQSGQIIALTNGGQGNYHYQWSNGSVTNSIQNLSTGIYDITITDDNGCDIKDHIELIEPKPLKLSLKSLPPNCSGPETGSIQIESLSGGVQPYAIFLDGVNKDSVRTYNSLGEGKYQFTLRDENGCEVYDSIELIAAIIPSITMDLEREIQLGDSTVLFFKTTTNLDRIVWVKADHLSCDTCANPTASPVNNTTYKVTVYSKDGCSTEAYITVIVIKDKRIFAPNVFSPNGDHINDAFTIFGTSSLKSIKRLQIYDRWGGLVFDKKDLVPSDPFSGWDGTIQSQLALPGVYVWYAEGLFLDDEVVKAHGDLTLVR comes from the coding sequence ATGAAAAACCACAATTTCTGGACACAGCTTCCCTTTCTCTTATTATTTTCTTTCTCGTGTATTGGTCAGCCTATGATTTGTGGTAATCCGGCATTGATGACGCCGACCTGTCAAGAAGCTTGTATTATTTGTGATATCGATGGATTCACAGGGCGCAACTCCAGTTTTCTAAAAGGAGTGGCACCTCCGGGATTTTGTACCGGAACTGTCCATAATATTCAGTGGATAGCCTTTATAGCAGGTACTGTTGATTTAACTTTGGAGGTTACAGTTTCCAATTGCAATAGTGGTGCTGGGCTTGAAATTGGAATTTACAAAAGCAATGATTGTAAAACCTTTCAATTGGTTTCAGAATGTGATGGAGACGTAAGAGAAAATACTACTAGGATATTTAAAAATACGGTCCCGCTGATTGTAGGTCAACATTATTACTTCGTGATCGATGGGAATATGGCTGACATGTGCGATTATTATGTACACGTTACCAAAGGCTCAACCAAAGTTGCACCATTAACAGTAAGTGGTGATATATTTGGTGACTTTAATGTGTGTCAGGGAGGAACCTATACGTTTAAACGTGAAGGTGTATCTGGGGCTATTATTTACACCTGGACTATAGATGGTAAATATTATGGTTCCGGAGATTCAGTGAGCATTGCAGCAAATAGCAGTGGTGAATTTCAATTGTGCGTGGTAGCCTCCAATGCATGTAGTGAAGCTCTGCCCACTTGCAAAACCATCCAAGTCCTTCCCACTAAAAAAACCTTATTACAGCCCAATATATGTTCCGGTGATTGTTATTCTGTGGATACTTTTAATTTTTGCAAAACCGGAATTTATAACATCCACTTGCTTGCTGACAATGGATGTGACAGCACTGTTAATCTAGAATTGAAGGTAAATCCTTTGGATACAACTACGTTTTCTATCAACCTTTGTCAAGGAGATACCTTGCGATTAGCCAATAAAATATATACCACCAGTGGACTTTATGAGCATCATTTAAATAACTTTCTTGGATGCGACAGTCTTTTGAAGATTAACATAAACATGATACAATGCAATCTTCAAAGTACACCCCAAATCATCCCCATCAGATGTTTTGGTGAATCCAATGGTAGTATTATTATCTCGGTCAATAACGGAACACCGCCATTTCATTATACCATCGAAAAAATTGATGATTCTAATTATCTGGGATCTGGAAATTTACTCCAGTTAAATCAATCCGACACGATTAAAAATCTTACCGCCGGACTATACTCTATAAAAATAGAAGATAATTTCGGAAATATTAAATTGATCCAAGCTGTAGTCAATGAGCCCCCAATATTACAAAGCAAATTGGTATCCAAGGATTACCAAGGTTATCAAATAAAATGTGCCGGAGATCAATCCGGTCAGATTATAGCACTAACGAACGGAGGTCAAGGAAACTATCATTACCAATGGTCTAATGGGAGTGTGACCAATTCCATTCAAAATCTTTCAACCGGTATTTATGATATAACGATTACAGACGATAATGGCTGTGACATAAAAGACCACATTGAGTTGATTGAGCCCAAACCTTTAAAACTTTCCTTAAAAAGCCTACCACCCAATTGTTCAGGACCAGAAACCGGGAGTATCCAAATCGAATCTTTATCAGGTGGGGTTCAACCCTATGCTATTTTTTTAGATGGTGTGAATAAAGATTCTGTGCGTACATACAATTCATTGGGTGAAGGAAAATACCAATTTACACTTCGAGATGAAAATGGATGTGAAGTATACGACTCTATTGAATTAATTGCGGCTATTATCCCAAGCATTACTATGGATCTGGAACGAGAAATACAACTCGGAGACAGTACCGTATTATTCTTTAAAACCACAACAAATCTGGATCGAATAGTTTGGGTTAAGGCTGATCACTTATCTTGCGATACTTGTGCTAATCCCACGGCATCTCCCGTTAATAATACAACCTACAAAGTGACCGTTTATTCCAAAGATGGTTGCAGTACTGAAGCCTACATTACGGTCATCGTTATTAAAGACAAACGGATATTTGCTCCCAATGTTTTTTCACCGAACGGGGATCATATTAATGATGCTTTTACTATTTTTGGAACCAGTTCCCTTAAATCCATCAAGCGCTTACAAATTTATGATCGTTGGGGTGGTTTGGTTTTTGATAAAAAAGACTTAGTACCTAGTGACCCCTTTTCAGGATGGGATGGAACCATACAATCTCAATTAGCCCTTCCTGGAGTATATGTTTGGTATGCTGAAGGTTTATTTCTGGATGATGAAGTTGTGAAAGCGCATGGTGATTTAACTCTAGTCAGATAA
- a CDS encoding copper homeostasis protein CutC, which translates to MKKKILFELCAADIRSVEIADHHAVDAIELCQDLNHGGITPSYSHIKCARKIFGKELAILIRPRLGHFVYNPMEKQLMLEDIRVAIDLGADALVVGALTDTNEIDVAFMEEIIANSMGITLCFHRAFDMVADPFHSLNHLMELKIDRLLTSGQHKTAWEGREMLKQLIDTYEDKIRIMPGCGIHTKNVQAIINDTGAQRVHASLKQKSIQHSSTLALGQEELVDENELIEMLKLIKS; encoded by the coding sequence ATGAAAAAAAAGATCCTTTTTGAATTGTGTGCTGCGGATATCAGATCTGTAGAAATAGCGGATCATCATGCTGTTGATGCTATTGAATTATGTCAGGACTTAAATCATGGTGGCATTACACCTTCTTATTCCCATATAAAATGCGCGCGAAAAATCTTCGGAAAAGAATTGGCCATACTCATCAGACCTCGTTTGGGACATTTTGTGTACAACCCAATGGAGAAACAATTAATGCTCGAAGACATTCGTGTAGCCATTGATCTGGGTGCAGATGCTTTAGTTGTTGGTGCGCTTACTGATACCAATGAAATTGATGTTGCATTTATGGAAGAAATCATTGCAAATTCAATGGGCATTACCTTATGTTTTCATAGAGCATTTGATATGGTTGCTGATCCATTTCATAGTCTAAATCACTTAATGGAATTAAAAATAGATCGATTGCTGACCTCAGGTCAACATAAAACGGCATGGGAAGGGAGAGAGATGCTCAAACAATTAATAGACACGTATGAAGATAAAATTAGGATCATGCCTGGATGTGGAATCCATACCAAAAACGTACAAGCCATCATCAATGATACCGGAGCTCAAAGGGTGCATGCATCCTTAAAACAAAAATCCATTCAACATTCAAGCACACTGGCGCTTGGCCAAGAGGAGCTGGTAGATGAAAATGAATTGATAGAAATGCTGAAACTCATAAAGTCTTAA
- a CDS encoding nucleotidyl transferase AbiEii/AbiGii toxin family protein produces the protein MLHLTTVDKTTYNLLQEIIKTSFIKNNFGLACGTSLALQIGHRTSVDLDFFCPYEFNVKELEIILETSQVYQFQYTENNSRMLFGFINQIKCDFIHDPARLLEPFKTMDGVNYYSIADIAAMKLHTVCGIGKKKDFFDVYVLLKKYSWRTLLQWFIQKYDAHQLYILSRSILYFEDAENDPDIQGHSPYNQNWIEIKKCITDTCK, from the coding sequence ATGCTTCACCTTACTACAGTTGATAAGACCACATACAATCTTCTGCAAGAAATTATTAAAACGTCATTTATTAAAAACAATTTCGGTCTGGCTTGTGGAACTTCATTGGCATTGCAAATAGGACACAGAACATCAGTAGATCTAGATTTCTTTTGTCCTTATGAATTTAATGTAAAAGAGTTAGAAATTATTTTAGAAACAAGTCAAGTATATCAATTTCAATATACTGAGAACAACAGCAGAATGCTTTTTGGATTTATTAACCAAATAAAGTGTGATTTTATTCATGATCCAGCAAGACTTTTAGAGCCCTTTAAAACCATGGATGGAGTTAACTATTATAGTATCGCGGATATAGCGGCGATGAAATTACATACTGTTTGTGGCATAGGTAAAAAGAAAGATTTTTTTGATGTTTATGTTTTATTAAAAAAATATAGTTGGAGAACATTACTTCAATGGTTTATCCAAAAATATGATGCACATCAATTATATATCTTATCACGTAGTATCTTGTATTTTGAAGATGCAGAAAACGATCCAGACATTCAAGGGCATTCACCTTATAATCAAAATTGGATAGAAATAAAAAAGTGCATCACTGATACCTGCAAATAA
- a CDS encoding GlsB/YeaQ/YmgE family stress response membrane protein, producing MDVTTLVVTLLIGAVSGWIAGQIKDGFGFGLLGNIVLGIIGAFVGSWLFGVLNIHLASGIVGTIITSVCGALLVLVIIGLVKKA from the coding sequence ATGGATGTTACTACATTAGTTGTTACGCTTTTGATTGGTGCTGTTTCGGGTTGGATTGCCGGACAAATCAAAGATGGTTTCGGATTTGGTCTCTTGGGCAATATTGTATTAGGCATTATCGGTGCTTTTGTTGGGTCATGGTTGTTCGGTGTTTTGAACATTCATCTTGCTTCTGGAATTGTTGGAACGATCATTACTTCAGTGTGTGGTGCCTTGTTGGTTTTGGTTATTATCGGCTTGGTTAAGAAGGCATAG
- a CDS encoding superoxide dismutase — translation MPFVLPELTYPVNALEPHIDSRTMEIHHGKHHAAYTNNLNNAIKDTPLDNMSIEDLLSQLDMNNMLVRNNGGGYYNHCLFWELMSPHGGGEPSGELAEAIEETFGSFATFKEKFAAAATTRFGSGWAWLCVHPGGKLEICSTPNQDNTLMPNVGCGGMPVLGIDVWEHAYYLLYQNRRPDYINGFFNVINWETVAKRYHKFK, via the coding sequence ATGCCATTTGTATTACCTGAGTTAACTTATCCCGTAAATGCTTTGGAACCTCATATAGATTCCCGCACTATGGAAATCCATCACGGAAAACACCATGCTGCCTATACCAATAATTTGAACAATGCGATAAAAGATACACCATTGGATAACATGTCCATTGAAGACCTACTGAGCCAATTGGACATGAATAATATGCTGGTTAGAAATAACGGAGGAGGTTATTACAATCACTGTTTGTTTTGGGAATTGATGTCTCCCCATGGTGGTGGCGAACCTTCCGGTGAATTAGCAGAAGCCATTGAAGAAACATTCGGTTCTTTTGCTACTTTCAAAGAAAAATTTGCAGCAGCTGCGACTACCCGTTTCGGATCAGGCTGGGCATGGTTGTGTGTACATCCGGGTGGAAAACTAGAGATCTGCTCTACACCCAATCAGGACAATACGCTAATGCCAAATGTTGGCTGTGGCGGGATGCCTGTACTGGGTATAGATGTATGGGAACATGCTTATTATCTATTGTATCAGAATAGAAGACCCGATTATATCAATGGATTTTTCAATGTAATTAATTGGGAAACTGTTGCTAAACGATATCACAAATTCAAATAG